The sequence below is a genomic window from Uranotaenia lowii strain MFRU-FL chromosome 2, ASM2978415v1, whole genome shotgun sequence.
TGGCAACAACAAACTTATTCacttaaaactcaatttttcgaacagaaacttgatacaaaataaTAGACCGTGATATTCAAAACCTTCAGAACAAAACATCTGATTCTGTGGCGCGAAAAATGTCACATACGGAGATGAAAATAGACAAATACAATGTGACGTCATAATCGACCGGTTTTAGATCTTTTAGACGTGAAAGtgagcaagtgtgcgtaagaaatattagggaaataaaagaaaattttgcaataaactTCTGGAGACGTAAACATTTCTTTGAGTGTATGGGTTCTCAAAAAGGTCACTCACGgaactcattttcaaaaattgaataattctgGCATCGCTGCTTCAACGAGGAAATATTTCAATAGTTTAAGTTCGAATCGTCTTAAATCACGAACTAGGCGTAAAGTGGGTGGGTGACGTGCCTTTGCTGCATCAAAACATAGGAACGCAATTATACGTGcttgttttataagtttttgacctaaaaaacctttaaaaatttaaaaaccaagTGCAATCATGGGAGACCAAATCGAGGACGATGAGGTGCAGGAGATCCTCAAAACGGGCACCGATCTGCGCCAATATTCGGCCCAAATCGAGAAGGAATTCAAAGAGGTGGAAAATAGATCCATCGAAGACTACATCAAGGAAAGCCAAAATATTGCCAACTTGCACAACCAGATTGGAAGTACCTCCCAGATTCTGGAACGGATGGAATCAATGCTAATGGATATACAGGGTGCGCTAAATAATATAAGCACCGAGATCACGACGCTGCAAAAGAAATCCGTTTCGATGTCGGTGCAGCTGACCAACAGGCAATCGGTGCGTGCTCAGCTGTCCCAGTTCATCGAGGATATGGCCGTCCCGGAGGAGATGATATCGTaagtttttagtaaaaaaaaattagtttatttttcatattttaatttttgttttcagaacAATAATGGACACACCTGTTACGGAGAAAGATTTTCTCAATCATCTGAACGAGTTGAATCACAAACTAAACCTGATGAAGGAGCTTAACTTTAAGGAGTCTAAATCGTCCCAGGATGTGAACGATGTTCTgcaaaagttgaaaatcaaaGCCATGACCAAGCTGCGGGTCTATCTGATGGAACAAATCTATAAATTTCGCAAACCGATGACGAATTACCAGATTCCACAAAACGCTATGCTgaagtttaagtttttcttcGAATTCATTCTCTCGAACGAGCGTACCGTGGCCATGGAAATTTGTAACGAGTACGTTGATACGATGAGCAAGATCTACTACAGTTATTTCAAGAGTTACTCCACTCGGTTGGCGGCTTTGAAGTTTGAGGAAGCCGTTTCCAAGGATGATCTGATGGGTTTGGAGGATACAGTTACGAGAAGTATTTTCTCCAAGACGAGTTCCCTGAAGAACAAGAGTACGGTGTTCTCGATTGGGGATCGGGGTGATGTTCTGAACCAACAACTGGAAGCACCGATCATTGTTCCTCATGCGCAGCAGAAAATCCGATACCCATTCGAGGCGTTATTTCGCTCGGAGCAGTACGCTCTGGTGGATAACGCTTGCCGCGAGTATCTATTTGTGACGGAGTTTTTCATCGTTaggggcccgcaggcacaggATTTGTTCAACCAGATAATGGGAAAAACGATGATTATGCTTATTGTAAGTTTGATCACTTATTACCTAAGAAGCGTTGTTCAAAGtgtttctctatttttttagaaaaatttggaaacttACGTTCAGGATTGTTTCGATACCATTGCCCTGTTTCTGTGCATCCAGCTTTGTCTAAGATACCAACTTATGTGTCACAAACGATGCGTTCCTGCTTTGGATAAGtaattaaaaataacgaaatgtgGAATGAATTATCTTCTAACTGTTCATATATGTTTGTCAGATATTGGGACAATTTACAGGCTGTGATTTGGCCCCGCTTTGAGTTGGTTTTTCGCATGAACATACAGAGCATTCAGGAGTGTGATCCAACTAAATTTCCAAAAGAAACTGGACCTCATTATGTGAGCTTGCAATCATCTAGCATAGTtcatatttgcaattttttgtaaCTCAATACATCTATTTCAGATAACTCGTCGATACGCCGAATTTTCCGCTGCCATCGTTGGTATATCGGAAAATTTTCCAAACGAGTTAGTTTCCCATCTACTTCTAGAGCTCCAGGAAGAAGTCAAATGTTTTATGTTACGCATGGCCGCCATTTTCACCACCCGCAAGGAACAGTTGATTTATCTGATCAACAATTACGATTTGGTGCTCGGGGTGTTGATGGAGCGAACCCGAGACAACTCGAAGGAAGCAGAAGCATTCCGGGAACTGTTGAGCACCCGAAGTTCCGAGTATGTGGAAGAAATTCTGGCACCCCATTTGGGAGGAATAATTCAGTACATGAAAGATTGCGAGCAAATGCTAGAGAAGGAGCAAACAGACGAATTCAAACGGCAGGAAAGAAGATCGCTACAATTGGTTGCAAGTTTTTCGGCAAACTGGAAGAAATCTCTGGAGGAATTGAACCGCGAGGTGTTTTTATCATTCCCATCGCTAGTCACCGGGTCCCAGCTTTTGCAGCTCGCTTTGGCCCAACTAGTGCAGTATTATCATAAATTCTACAAGCTGCTCACGCCAGGTGCTCGAGCCCAGCTAGTTAACATCCACGTGATTATGATAGAAATCAAGAAATATAAAAGTAATTACTAGGTATTAGTGCTTAAATGAATTTTCTTTCCGTTCCATTAGCATAAGCAACGCTATTTGGGTTAAAGATGTTTATTATAAGAGCAGTAGACCATTTGAAAGATACATAAAACCGAGATATTGTTTGATCCGAACCACCGAATAAGATGCGTTGGAAATGGATTCGAATTGACCACCTCAATCTTCATCGGACAGAAGCATCTCGACTAGGTCCTTGTTCGAAACCCGTTCGCCATCCAAACGTTGCGGCGATTTCCAACGCAATAATGTCGGCAGGAACACCAGATTGGTGCGGGTGTCCTTCCGATAGGGATTGTTGAGATCCTTCCAGCTGCGACAGGTAACAggtaaataattaatttaaagaaattattgcaCCTTGATTGAGGCGTCACTTTTATGTCAAATTTACACTACGAAACTATCCAAATTAGATGGTAACAGAAACTGGGACTCGAGATTAGATAcctatattttgtttaatgatttattcaataaaaggCTTTCAAATTTCTGTGCTTCTTTCATTTCGTTatgctttttttctattttaaagtttcaattgaaattttttaatttttgaaaaacaatttgacACATGAATCAAATTCGTCCAATTTCAAGGAGAGTAGTTTTGAGTTacagtgttgtgttcaattttgtgaaatttagtTTCATGATTAAATTAATAACACTTGAGTTATGCCTTTGTATGTAGCAAATTTTCTGCTATTgcgaattttttgtttaatgttcTATTTTCAGATtggaatttcagattttgattttgacttcAGATTCTCATTTTAGAaccagattttagatttcaatttcaaaatcagattttaaattcaaaattccgattcagaattcagatcaagATTTgtgattcagattttagtttcATGTTAAAATTCAGGGGGAAAACTTTGGGTTAATccatctacaaaaaaaaaagttcaagaaagaaatgttaaaattcaTGTGCAGATTTCCAATTAagctttgaattttcaaattcagtataATTCTTAAATTTAGGAAGTCGAGTTTCGAAACCAAATCGTggattattttacaaaaaccaTCATATTTTATTCGACAGATTTTGGATTCATAAAAATTGCTACTCCTACGACTGCATATTGTTAAgttaacaatattttcaaattattttaaaagcaaaTGTTCTGAGATTCCcagaagataaataaaaatgagcacAGAAGAGAttatcaaaacaactaaaaattgCTTCTGAGTATCAAAAGACGTAGGAATAAGCGGtaattaggggagatgggggcataatggccaccttaaggaaaacggttatttaacaatagaaaatagctataatatggaggttacattattgtttcgtgttcagacaattgaaaagcctattccctaacaagctgaaacgtgaaaaactagatgaaaacgttaaaaaatgcattttaaaattttttgccaaaacctgaaaaccagccactgtggaggcataatgagaaccccccctgaggcagtatgggCACcattagggtaaatgtacccgaccttggcacctaaggcatggtttacccttttattcgacattcctaccttcctgttgagtgcaccatataacatcctttgaagaatttacttgctaacttgcttagagttcaacaaaaatatgttttctctatggaactttcattaatgtgagtaaaatgcatgcaaagtactcactgcggttctccaattacttggccgccgtaccaattgtttgccgtttcgatgatccgattcttggccaccagcaatgtgtaatagatctttaccaacaatgctcaattgacagttaacagaatcgttggctattctgaatataaggccactgacagaatgacgtcagctgagcgtaaagttctatgcgacgatggaacaccgggcttcactcatacaacaaaaaggctttcgaaaacattgatgaaatttggttggaagtttggaagggaagcacataataagctttcatttctaAAAGTCGTAAGGTCAGAAATTCCgcaatgcgattgcgacacatagggttattttcactaccaaacaactgtcttcatattgtgtagtttggcttcataaagtaagaaattgaaaaaatccttgaatggtatttaaaaattttgccccttttgaatttgttagctgacattatgagcttctagcaagagccatctcgaatgcccggggtgttgcgcagtggtttgacacgccaaatagatgttagaatgtaaaccttgctaaaacagtattttaaatcgactcacatcaaatattttaaggaataattggaaagcaaacgatattttcctgaacttccaacttctgtttttatgaaaaaaattagaacaaaattccaaaaaattaaatctgagtaagtatatggttcccaagcaatagaaaacgattccaaaactcaattaattatgtattttatatactaaagtcgtaaaatgccatcgatctaacaattttgagaagaaaaacatcttaagtcttgtgagatgcttaatttaacttagtttttttcaacatttcgaaccactgtgttctgtaggagaccacgtggcttttgctcggcagactgcagtgcaaatgctgttcgcacgcataccaatgtaccttcgattcatggttcccaaatagcgatttttgcctttaaaatgtttggatttgactttcagttagtcgaatcacttatgttctccaacttatttcgaagcttaagttgatagcaacggtcttatcatacaacccaattagtatgaaaacatttgtgcgtagttttaaatgaagttttagggaaaacatcagcccaaaaatacctctttaatgaacatgtattttttccagcttccaacactggtggtgtatttcgattgaagttgcatgccaacactcagaatcaaaacaacccaaaattgACTTTGCCAAGGCAGCAAAATCAAGTTCAGCTTGCTTTCTTAATTTTGGGGTGTTGTCAAAGCACCAAAACCAAAGTTCGTAGCTGGAACTGACCACcccaaaaaaatttccctttgtTTTCAGAAAGGTTGTGTCTGTTTCCCAGCAAGTCAGTCGATCgtaccgaaaaaaaagtttggtaaGTAGATTAAAATGCAATGTTCTCGCGCGTTCTTTCttctaatttaaagtttttcaggcaGTTTTTTATAGAACGTAACTTCTTTAGGAGCAGTACCTTTGAATGCCCAGGGCTCCGGCGATGCAAAGGAAGGAATTAGAAACCAATGGAGACCCGGAAGAAGCAGATGGTGATCTGGGGCAAAAGTTGGATTTTCCTCCCGGAGACGGGAACTCCGGGTAATACAACGCTGGAAGGTCCCAAAATGTTGATCACTCTGGCTGTTCCTAAATGGTGCCAATCTCCGGAAGATTCTCGTATAACATTTTCAAGACATGAATTCGGCTCTTCTTTTTCTTTCCTGATTGGTGTGGTGGTCACCATAGTTGGTGTATGGTAAAAGTAAGATCCGCCCAAATAATTTGGACAAGTATGTATGCTATTTTCTATTGTCAGTTGTATTGTTTCCGATGGCAATAGCATTTAGTTATTTCTGATAGTTATTAATGTTCTACGATAACGAACTAGATTCGGATTTCTTatgttatgatttttaaattactgCCGAGATCAGTACCTACAATTCAGTAAAGTTAATTtgttaataaaatcaatttcattttatgaaaaacaaatagttttttctcaaatatttctAATCCCTTTTGATAAGTGGgtcatcaaataaaaatatcccAAAAAAATCCCTACCGAATGACATGCCCCAAAATTAAGTTGCGAGAATGACGTctattctcaagtttgggaaaaccccctcaaactcattttcgtcgggagccagtttcatccgattttgcggcatttcAACTTGGTTTTGGGTTAGACCGGCTTAGAGtgaagaaaaggaacaaaattacttttaaatttttattcaaaacctaaataaacaTTCACTCTTTAgtttttctagtattttttgattttttgccgaatttaactgtaagcatgagtatttattgcaaatttttcaaatgaatgtccgcgtttgaaagcgcatgtgaatttaacagttgcactagaaatgtgagttcatttgattttcatacggtgatttccaacataatttcctcggatgcagatcgaaaaaaattaccttctttattaaagtacaaacaatcaaaaaattcggtatgcacagatttgaaacaaaatgttcTCTTCGCAaagaaaatatattccaaattttttaagctcaatttggacctgaaaaacatgaaaagacatgttggcatgccaagaaaaggaccatgccaaaataaggctcacttaccctaatcagagcaagatgtgcgtttttgccggggaatgtagcagcaaattcaattcgatgaagtcaggtgagtcgtagattcatcaaacaaagcaataacaaaataatctaggtctgtttgtagaatacaaacaattcacgcacgctcatacattaagtgctttgttcggaggatgatgctactagccgtataatgtaacaataaaaaaatcgatcatgaattgtgaatggaaaaaaatcacctcgaacagaaatctaactctagtcttttgattacctctccgacaccttaccaataggctaaattgtcggatgaaaactagtcaaggtgtggcgctataaatcaattttaattcgctgttagattctacggcagaaaatgctcattatgcctcgataatatggtgctctatatgcccctagtcaacaaatttaagtaaaaacgtgttttaaaattgataaaagtgaaaaatcaaaaattttttgatggtaaaaattgagaaacaatgtgtacattatgttgcagtgcgtacattatagatcaaggttattttaagatcataagagcttatttcgtggtgctcaaaaattataatattttcgtaacttgagaaccaagctagttttttttaaatatctctgtaaagatgataaggagattcctttttttgtgaaaagttaatactataggaagtacgaaacaaatcctcatgaaaatttatttaagaaaatacgcactttcgtagaaaagcgtagttctcattatgcctcgggtgctcgttatgccctcatctcccctaataattcaaaaacttacaATGGGCGATCGATTTCCACATTGATGAAATGGCTGTTTTCCGGGGCCACTTTGAGCGCTTCCTGGACAACTGGGGCGGCTGAAATGCAAATGAAAGACACAGGggggataatattaaaatttagtttttctcccTTTGGCGCTCCTCTCATATGCAAATAAGGACAgacattcctttttttcttttttctttttcaaaaacacgTGAGGGTTTATTTCATCCTATCaattatttttgatcaaataGTGGAATTAACGACTCTCGAAGGTGTAGATTCCCCAAGGGAAAAGGGAAGCTCCAGCCCAGATAATGAATTGGGGTGTTTCACTACAACAGAATGACTGAGCTTAATTGTGGACCTTATCTTATCACGATGGATGACACCGTGAAAAGTATAATATGTGTACTAGGTGCAATGAGTGGATTGTTTGCTAAACTTTCTCAAATTATGAACAAGTAATACCTAATGAAATTACataattatatgaaaatttaaaaccggtAGCTTACCTTTGACGCAATAAGGGCACCAGCTAGAACCGTTCTCGTCCTTATCTCCGGTGAAAAGGAC
It includes:
- the LOC129747828 gene encoding thioredoxin domain-containing protein 17-like — protein: MSSSSKRLLAKMVNKHYAKSWEEFTQLAASLEGKGQPVHVLFTGDKDENGSSWCPYCVKAAPVVQEALKVAPENSHFINVEIDRPFWKDLNNPYRKDTRTNLVFLPTLLRWKSPQRLDGERVSNKDLVEMLLSDED
- the LOC129747827 gene encoding vacuolar protein sorting-associated protein 52 homolog — translated: MGDQIEDDEVQEILKTGTDLRQYSAQIEKEFKEVENRSIEDYIKESQNIANLHNQIGSTSQILERMESMLMDIQGALNNISTEITTLQKKSVSMSVQLTNRQSVRAQLSQFIEDMAVPEEMISTIMDTPVTEKDFLNHLNELNHKLNLMKELNFKESKSSQDVNDVLQKLKIKAMTKLRVYLMEQIYKFRKPMTNYQIPQNAMLKFKFFFEFILSNERTVAMEICNEYVDTMSKIYYSYFKSYSTRLAALKFEEAVSKDDLMGLEDTVTRSIFSKTSSLKNKSTVFSIGDRGDVLNQQLEAPIIVPHAQQKIRYPFEALFRSEQYALVDNACREYLFVTEFFIVRGPQAQDLFNQIMGKTMIMLIKNLETYVQDCFDTIALFLCIQLCLRYQLMCHKRCVPALDKYWDNLQAVIWPRFELVFRMNIQSIQECDPTKFPKETGPHYITRRYAEFSAAIVGISENFPNELVSHLLLELQEEVKCFMLRMAAIFTTRKEQLIYLINNYDLVLGVLMERTRDNSKEAEAFRELLSTRSSEYVEEILAPHLGGIIQYMKDCEQMLEKEQTDEFKRQERRSLQLVASFSANWKKSLEELNREVFLSFPSLVTGSQLLQLALAQLVQYYHKFYKLLTPGARAQLVNIHVIMIEIKKYKSNY